TGGAACTCGATCTTGAAGGAATTCAGGTGGAAGGGGCGTAAGAATGGAAAACGTGATGCAGGAAGTTCTTATCGATAAACTCGTTGTGAATATGGGTGTTGGCGAGAGTGGGATTCGCCTCAACAACGGAGAGAAGATACTCAAAGAGATCACGGGGCAGACGCCAGTCAGGACGATCTCAAAGAGGACGAGGCAACCATTCAACATAAAGAAGGGTGAATCGATTGGATGCAAGGTTACACTCAGGAAAGAGCGGGCTGAAAACTTTTTGAGGAACGCACTTGCCATCCATGAAAATATGATCTCCGATTACCAGTTCGATGAGACCGGTGGCTTTTCATTTGGAATAGAGGAACATACCGATTTTGAAGGAATGGAGTATGATCCTGATATCGGAATATTTGGCATGGATGTTTCTGTATCTCTTAGAAGAAGAGGTTACAGGGTTGCAAGGCGTAAACAGAACCGCAGAAAGATTCCAGCAAGACATAAAGTTACGCGGGAAGATGCAATGAAATTCCTTGAAGATGTCTTTGGTGTCACGATCGTTGAATGGGAGTGATCTACCATACAGCCTCTTCTGGTGAGGGGCCTGTTAAACTCTTTGTGGGTGGACTGCACGGGAGAGAGGGGGATTACACAGCGCCAATCCTTGAAGAGCTTGCATTATCTGCAGAGAATGATGTATTCAGTGAACTTTCAATCATAG
This genomic window from Candidatus Syntrophoarchaeum caldarius contains:
- a CDS encoding Ribosomal protein L5 yields the protein MENVMQEVLIDKLVVNMGVGESGIRLNNGEKILKEITGQTPVRTISKRTRQPFNIKKGESIGCKVTLRKERAENFLRNALAIHENMISDYQFDETGGFSFGIEEHTDFEGMEYDPDIGIFGMDVSVSLRRRGYRVARRKQNRRKIPARHKVTREDAMKFLEDVFGVTIVEWE